In Flavobacteriales bacterium, the following are encoded in one genomic region:
- a CDS encoding T9SS type A sorting domain-containing protein — protein sequence MKKQLLLIVMLISLITITAQSPLWTLPGSKLELSLLNPLVSSSLPTPTVGPYGGNISWPDAYDGRPAEYTHNIMHDANGELLFFMLDGYIYDKNGWLISQEFAVSNVVGAAELFIVPMPKNCNKFYIFTTQAYPINSETYYGVLDMSAPSWETGPLGYLETEPTDMVTLLPAGVTDYYKSLNKAHPAACIHRCVVAPTRNPNDDRYIFVKGDTRVFRYKLTSTGLVYDNYDWSGNTGIFPPPPAPHKTAFYLGNSFDATEMELVLLPNGNYRMAFEILLFADVNANTSGNSDYGNPSVCIIDIDPVTMEFIDLSARYYVGPAMAVTQKQQYFSGLEFNKSGELLYMTHSNDNLQNAYISVLDLTNSQLLTPTFGQTSLADLSIYERSQIELGIDGNMYLTSPSNLAQIANPGIPNSATISAVQSYSPINVLDPNNTSNAQRLYYLPSQLDTEDAFARFTSSCCKEVDGYTSVYTANTGVQTWSLNSNPFNNANGVVRVESKITIPSGANVTMENMTFLFDDGATLIIEKGARVTLDNTTLTSDACNGIMWNGVELHGDRNAGHYYADQGYLEMKSGSMIENAIIGITTKKQNQNAWDWNSTGGIIRAKDSYFINNKRDVEFLSYHFNPSISNPNYEASNRSRFTNCLFRTTDDYIGNSLFPRITLWDVNGVNFKGCKFEDNRTTVSGTRGEGIISINASYQVSNSDFEDLEYGVKAYEGDDFIGLFNGKHIEINKSTFNSLRGIYFNGLDKSDVSGNIFNTDDQGISWSPVLYGMYLDNCKDYTIQENTFNNISTKLHGSFTWGVIASNRSGEPTEIFKNTFNNHPIGIEAIDQNRTTNGSGSIEGLEIKCNEFANTVSDIYVANSITEQAPVKGIRKHQGNPTIFDGLGLSDNLFASSYTHSNYGNENEYITYYHHDQSQNSRLFPQNHYTSVTPISSASGSYTNTCATSQLPVIVIGSIANLTFLKSGAMLNLNTAINTYNSLIDGGSTAQLEAEVASTTDQDAYANYMDLMDKAGYLSDEVLMEVAKKEDGFTLAMIRNILVANPQSAKIKELDEILDNRINQLPQYMRNQIKLGKTTLSTEEFLALEVSKYRKELDQIIQAGIEYIAYDTISYDSTEALIDLVSNTGLVKYELQKLKIAMAKGNQSLVSSTLSTLNSFDLTDQENKYIDDLTLFNNLKQNWEIEGYQVHDLPQSEIDKLKELVLDNRLGHSSAQAILALNNESSYIEPAYMPDLTKSMYVNHSLDLEEKDEFMLLYPNPTTDFVSVRYKYLEPYQNLTLSVTDILGKQVYSEVLTEDENEIVLSLKDYTNGSYIITITADEKVVYTDKVVKK from the coding sequence ATGAAAAAACAACTTTTATTGATAGTTATGTTAATTTCATTAATAACTATAACAGCACAGTCCCCATTGTGGACATTGCCAGGCTCGAAGCTCGAATTAAGTTTATTAAACCCACTTGTTTCTTCTTCTCTCCCCACTCCAACCGTAGGTCCTTATGGAGGAAATATCAGTTGGCCAGATGCCTATGATGGGCGACCTGCTGAATACACACATAACATTATGCATGATGCAAATGGAGAATTGTTGTTTTTTATGTTGGACGGTTATATCTATGACAAAAATGGTTGGTTAATTAGTCAAGAATTTGCGGTTTCAAATGTAGTTGGAGCAGCAGAATTATTCATTGTACCAATGCCTAAAAATTGTAACAAGTTTTACATTTTTACTACACAAGCTTACCCAATAAATAGTGAGACCTATTATGGCGTTTTAGATATGTCGGCTCCCTCGTGGGAAACAGGACCATTAGGGTATTTGGAGACTGAACCTACTGATATGGTAACACTATTGCCAGCAGGGGTGACAGATTATTACAAAAGTCTTAATAAAGCGCATCCAGCAGCATGCATTCATAGATGTGTTGTAGCACCTACCCGAAACCCCAATGATGATCGTTACATCTTTGTAAAAGGAGATACCAGAGTATTTAGGTACAAACTCACATCAACAGGTTTAGTTTATGATAACTACGATTGGAGTGGTAATACAGGTATATTTCCTCCACCTCCAGCACCGCATAAAACAGCTTTCTATTTAGGAAACTCTTTCGATGCTACTGAAATGGAACTTGTTCTACTTCCTAATGGAAATTATAGAATGGCTTTTGAAATATTACTTTTTGCAGATGTAAATGCAAACACTTCTGGAAATAGTGACTATGGTAATCCATCAGTCTGTATTATAGACATTGATCCAGTAACCATGGAGTTTATTGACTTATCAGCAAGATATTATGTAGGTCCAGCAATGGCAGTCACTCAAAAACAACAATATTTTTCAGGTTTAGAGTTTAATAAGTCTGGAGAGCTATTATATATGACACATAGCAATGATAATTTACAAAATGCTTATATATCAGTATTAGATTTAACAAATAGTCAATTGTTAACCCCAACTTTTGGTCAAACATCATTAGCAGATTTAAGCATTTATGAAAGGTCACAAATAGAATTAGGAATAGATGGAAATATGTATTTAACAAGCCCATCTAATTTAGCACAAATAGCTAATCCAGGCATACCTAATTCAGCAACAATTAGTGCTGTTCAAAGTTATAGTCCAATCAATGTATTAGACCCCAACAATACCTCTAATGCACAAAGGTTATATTATTTACCCTCCCAGTTAGATACAGAAGATGCCTTTGCTCGTTTTACTTCAAGCTGTTGTAAAGAAGTAGATGGATACACTTCTGTTTACACTGCTAATACAGGAGTTCAAACATGGAGTTTGAATTCAAATCCTTTTAACAATGCCAATGGGGTTGTACGAGTAGAAAGCAAAATAACGATTCCTAGTGGGGCAAATGTTACCATGGAGAACATGACCTTTCTTTTTGATGATGGAGCAACACTTATCATAGAAAAAGGAGCAAGAGTTACTTTAGATAATACCACTCTAACATCAGACGCTTGTAATGGTATTATGTGGAATGGAGTTGAATTGCATGGAGATAGAAATGCAGGGCATTACTATGCCGATCAAGGTTATCTTGAAATGAAAAGTGGAAGTATGATTGAAAATGCGATCATAGGAATAACAACTAAAAAGCAAAATCAGAATGCTTGGGATTGGAATTCAACAGGAGGTATCATTAGAGCAAAAGACTCTTATTTTATTAACAACAAAAGAGATGTTGAGTTTTTATCTTACCATTTCAATCCATCTATAAGCAACCCAAACTATGAAGCTAGTAACCGATCAAGATTTACCAATTGTCTCTTTAGAACAACAGATGATTATATTGGTAATAGCTTATTCCCACGTATAACATTGTGGGATGTCAATGGAGTTAACTTCAAAGGATGTAAATTTGAAGACAATAGAACAACTGTTTCCGGAACCAGAGGAGAGGGGATCATTTCTATTAATGCTTCTTATCAAGTGTCAAATTCTGATTTTGAGGATTTAGAATATGGAGTAAAAGCCTATGAGGGAGATGATTTTATTGGTCTATTCAATGGAAAACATATCGAAATCAATAAATCAACATTTAACTCGTTAAGAGGTATTTACTTTAATGGATTAGATAAATCAGATGTTTCAGGTAATATATTCAATACAGACGACCAAGGTATTTCATGGTCGCCGGTTCTCTACGGAATGTATTTAGATAATTGTAAAGATTATACGATTCAGGAAAATACATTTAACAATATTAGTACTAAACTACATGGTTCTTTTACATGGGGAGTTATAGCCTCTAACCGAAGTGGAGAGCCAACTGAAATATTTAAAAATACATTTAATAATCATCCAATAGGAATAGAAGCAATCGATCAGAACAGAACAACAAATGGGAGTGGATCAATTGAGGGGTTAGAAATTAAATGTAATGAGTTTGCCAATACTGTATCAGATATTTATGTAGCTAATAGTATAACAGAACAAGCTCCAGTTAAAGGAATTCGTAAGCATCAAGGAAACCCTACAATATTTGATGGATTAGGGTTGTCTGATAACTTATTTGCGTCTTCATATACACATTCAAACTATGGAAATGAAAATGAATACATTACTTATTATCACCATGACCAGTCGCAAAACAGTCGTTTATTTCCACAAAATCATTATACAAGTGTAACACCTATTAGTTCAGCATCTGGGAGCTATACTAACACCTGTGCAACATCTCAACTACCAGTTATTGTAATAGGTTCAATTGCAAATTTAACATTCCTAAAATCAGGAGCAATGCTAAATCTAAATACAGCAATAAACACCTATAATAGCTTGATTGATGGAGGTTCAACAGCGCAATTAGAAGCAGAAGTTGCCTCTACAACTGATCAAGATGCTTACGCCAATTATATGGACTTAATGGATAAAGCAGGTTACTTATCTGATGAAGTATTAATGGAGGTAGCGAAAAAAGAAGATGGATTCACCTTAGCTATGATTAGAAATATTTTAGTTGCTAATCCCCAATCTGCAAAAATTAAAGAGTTAGACGAAATTCTGGACAATAGAATTAACCAACTTCCTCAATACATGAGAAACCAAATTAAGTTAGGGAAAACAACATTATCAACGGAAGAATTTTTAGCATTAGAAGTTTCAAAGTATAGAAAGGAATTGGATCAAATCATACAAGCAGGAATAGAATACATTGCTTATGATACCATTTCTTATGACTCAACAGAAGCGTTAATCGATTTAGTTTCAAATACAGGTTTAGTTAAATATGAACTACAAAAACTAAAAATTGCAATGGCAAAGGGCAATCAATCATTAGTTAGTTCAACTTTGAGCACTTTAAACTCATTTGATTTAACAGATCAAGAGAATAAATACATTGATGATTTAACTCTATTCAACAACTTAAAACAAAATTGGGAAATAGAGGGGTATCAGGTTCATGATCTACCTCAATCAGAAATTGATAAGTTAAAAGAGCTGGTTTTGGATAATAGATTAGGGCATTCAAGCGCACAAGCAATATTGGCTCTTAATAATGAATCAAGTTATATAGAACCTGCTTATATGCCAGACTTAACAAAGAGTATGTATGTTAACCATTCTCTGGACTTGGAAGAAAAAGATGAATTCATGTTGTTATATCCCAACCCAACAACTGACTTTGTTTCGGTTAGATATAAGTATTTAGAACCATATCAAAACTTAACATTATCAGTAACAGACATTCTTGGTAAACAAGTTTATTCAGAGGTATTAACAGAAGATGAAAACGAAATAGTTCTTTCATTAAAAGACTATACAAACGGTAGTTATATTATTACAATAACTGCTGATGAAAAAGTGGTTTATACTGATAAAGTAGTTAAGAAATAA
- a CDS encoding helix-turn-helix domain-containing protein, whose translation MSIGRTIKQLRELRDYTQAYMAKELGISVSGYGKIERDETDITLSRLQQIANVLETQIDSILDFESKNVFNQYYNKQANAIVQNLQIINDESIKDYFNELKKEINDLKKGINKLNNE comes from the coding sequence ATGAGTATAGGTAGAACAATAAAACAACTAAGGGAACTAAGAGATTACACACAAGCATATATGGCTAAAGAACTAGGGATAAGTGTTAGTGGATACGGTAAAATCGAGAGAGATGAAACTGATATTACCTTATCTCGCTTACAACAAATAGCCAATGTATTAGAAACACAAATAGATTCTATTTTAGATTTTGAATCAAAAAATGTATTTAATCAATATTATAATAAACAAGCTAACGCAATAGTTCAGAACTTACAGATTATAAATGATGAATCCATAAAAGACTACTTTAATGAATTAAAAAAAGAAATTAATGATTTGAAAAAAGGAATTAACAAATTAAATAATGAGTAA